One genomic region from Candidatus Mesenet endosymbiont of Agriotes lineatus encodes:
- a CDS encoding iron-containing alcohol dehydrogenase yields MYCSKKIISDGVFDPCSNKLLKFSTEKVVIEQGIINDIDSIIKCYNSSYLIADENTIRLLDKKLATSISHHVIPGDSPPSSSLIELIINKAKDFNTLVALGSGTINDLCKYASYISDKDYILFPTAASMNGYMSASASILTGGYKKSFQTHLPKAIYIDLDVVTSAPLRLTRSGFADFICRSTAQADWLLSHLLLNTEYNDLPFLLLRDIEQELLKEYSRLIAKDKDVVMLLIEALLLSGIGMTISGGSHPASQGEHMIAHAMDAVYGHNLLPLHGEKIAITTLTMAKLQEEKLLAIPTIKPTVANEKEIRECFGNGEFIETFYSKKISEEKAEHLNDIVQKNWSEFSEVVKKSHIPSKVLKKIFCDLGMATDAEDLGWNTSKYKKVVDLAFATRDRFTFLDIK; encoded by the coding sequence ATGTATTGCAGTAAAAAAATTATAAGTGATGGTGTTTTTGATCCTTGTTCAAATAAGCTACTTAAATTTTCTACAGAAAAGGTAGTGATAGAACAAGGTATTATAAATGATATAGATAGTATTATAAAATGCTATAATAGTAGCTACTTAATTGCAGATGAAAACACAATAAGACTTTTAGACAAAAAATTAGCTACCAGCATCTCCCATCATGTTATTCCAGGTGATTCACCGCCTTCAAGTAGCCTTATTGAACTTATTATTAACAAAGCAAAAGATTTTAATACTTTAGTCGCTTTAGGCAGCGGAACTATAAATGATTTATGTAAATATGCAAGCTATATAAGTGATAAAGACTATATTCTCTTTCCAACTGCTGCCTCCATGAATGGGTATATGTCGGCAAGTGCATCAATACTTACTGGTGGCTATAAAAAGTCATTTCAGACACATCTGCCTAAAGCAATATACATTGATTTGGATGTAGTGACAAGCGCTCCACTTCGTCTTACGCGTAGTGGTTTTGCTGATTTCATCTGTCGCTCTACAGCACAAGCTGATTGGCTATTGTCACACCTTTTACTTAACACTGAGTATAATGATTTGCCTTTTTTACTCTTACGCGATATCGAGCAAGAATTACTAAAAGAGTATTCAAGGTTAATTGCAAAAGATAAAGACGTTGTGATGCTATTAATTGAGGCTTTACTGCTTTCTGGGATTGGAATGACAATCAGTGGTGGAAGCCATCCTGCGAGTCAGGGGGAGCATATGATTGCCCATGCTATGGATGCAGTTTATGGTCATAACTTATTGCCTCTACATGGTGAGAAGATAGCTATAACTACGCTTACCATGGCTAAGTTGCAAGAGGAAAAGTTACTGGCTATACCAACTATCAAACCAACAGTAGCAAATGAAAAAGAGATTAGAGAATGTTTTGGCAATGGTGAGTTTATAGAAACTTTTTATAGTAAAAAAATCAGTGAAGAAAAAGCTGAGCATTTAAACGATATAGTTCAAAAAAATTGGAGTGAATTTTCTGAGGTGGTGAAAAAAAGTCATATTCCATCTAAGGTATTGAAAAAGATATTTTGCGATTTAGGCATGGCAACTGATGCTGAAGATTTGGGCTGGAATACTAGTAAATATAAAAAAGTTGTTGATTTAGCTTTCGCTACACGTGATAGATTTACTTTTCTTGACATTAAATAA
- a CDS encoding ankyrin repeat domain-containing protein, giving the protein MSLEEQLIQAIRDKNVEGVRSLLEGGADVNARDCYDWTPLHWAAKNGHIGIVELLLENGANVNAQDRSKRTPLHCAAKGGHIEIVRLLLEKGANVNARNRYGWTPLHWAAENGHIEVVQLLLEKGADVHAQDNYGRTPLHLAAQNGYTDMAQLLLKNEADVEAQNYLGHTPLHWAAENGYIEVAQLLIEKGVDVHAQSQYIARLLHFAAEEGNIAVVRFLLEKGANVNAQDKSKRIPLHLAAKGGNIEVAQLLLQKGADVNVQGNGTSLYFAAREGHIEVVRLLLKCGANVNAESNYRGTPLYLATKHRHTEFFFLFLLYGADISERDRGIINRKPKLTSCLAEFEQIKGMPHLGGLIEAYKSGDKKAISQYIDNAKNQEALVAKYKGIKERCTNEQLSFVPEYLCDFVKHITLKFLKSHIDEKTMASYLSESKDDIKIIKLQNNKTRAVYELLPKIASEKIVSYSDNDTKENVLLALSKKADVFLNELKNIYQSPNAPLAQPQLEEIDPSAKLQCNL; this is encoded by the coding sequence ATGTCACTTGAAGAACAATTGATCCAAGCTATTAGGGATAAAAACGTAGAAGGGGTGAGATCTTTACTGGAAGGAGGAGCAGATGTTAATGCTCGAGATTGTTATGATTGGACACCTCTACACTGGGCTGCTAAAAATGGACATATAGGAATAGTTGAGCTTCTTCTTGAAAATGGAGCAAATGTTAATGCTCAAGATAGGAGTAAAAGAACACCTCTACACTGTGCTGCTAAAGGAGGACATATAGAAATAGTGAGGCTTCTTCTTGAAAAAGGAGCAAATGTTAATGCCCGAAATCGTTATGGTTGGACACCTCTACACTGGGCTGCTGAAAATGGACATATAGAAGTAGTTCAGCTTCTTCTTGAAAAAGGAGCAGATGTTCATGCTCAAGATAATTATGGTCGGACACCTCTACACCTGGCTGCTCAAAATGGCTATACTGACATGGCTCAGCTTCTTCTTAAAAATGAAGCAGATGTTGAGGCTCAAAATTATCTGGGACACACACCTCTACACTGGGCTGCTGAAAATGGATATATAGAAGTAGCTCAGCTTCTTATTGAAAAAGGAGTAGATGTTCATGCTCAAAGTCAGTATATAGCAAGACTTCTACACTTTGCTGCTGAAGAAGGAAATATAGCAGTAGTGAGGTTTCTTCTTGAAAAAGGAGCAAATGTTAATGCTCAAGATAAGAGTAAAAGAATACCTCTACACCTGGCTGCTAAAGGAGGAAATATAGAAGTAGCTCAGCTTCTTCTTCAAAAAGGAGCAGATGTTAATGTTCAAGGTAATGGAACATCTCTATACTTTGCTGCTAGAGAAGGACATATAGAAGTAGTGAGGCTTCTTCTTAAATGTGGAGCAAATGTTAATGCTGAAAGTAATTATAGAGGAACACCTCTATACCTTGCTACTAAACATAGACATACAGAATTCTTCTTCCTGTTTCTACTTTATGGCGCTGATATAAGTGAACGAGATCGAGGCATAATAAATAGAAAACCTAAACTTACTAGCTGTTTAGCAGAATTTGAGCAAATAAAAGGAATGCCTCACTTAGGTGGACTGATAGAAGCATATAAGAGTGGAGATAAAAAGGCCATTTCACAATATATAGATAATGCAAAAAATCAAGAAGCATTGGTTGCAAAATATAAAGGAATAAAAGAACGCTGCACTAATGAACAATTATCTTTTGTGCCTGAGTATTTATGTGATTTTGTTAAGCATATCACCCTGAAATTTTTAAAATCTCACATAGACGAAAAAACTATGGCATCTTACTTGAGTGAGTCAAAAGATGACATAAAAATAATTAAGCTGCAAAACAATAAGACAAGAGCTGTATATGAGCTATTACCTAAAATTGCATCAGAAAAAATAGTTTCATATTCTGATAATGATACGAAAGAAAACGTATTACTAGCTTTAAGCAAAAAAGCAGATGTGTTTTTAAATGAATTAAAAAATATTTATCAAAGTCCAAATGCACCATTAGCTCAACCTCAATTGGAAGAAATAGATCCTTCAGCAAAACTCCAATGTAATTTATGA
- the dxr gene encoding 1-deoxy-D-xylulose-5-phosphate reductoisomerase, with translation MQRVSVFGSTGCIGQKTVQLLLKKLNKYKVEVLTANSNFELLARQARLTKAKNVVITDKRFFRDLKESLSNTKINVEAGNEGLAAAASIPVDRAVIAIVGIAGLIPTMKIIESNTKIIALANKESIICGGELMLRKAKEHKVKIVPIDSEHNAIFQIFHSSYNLEKIILTASGGPFLHLTLEQMENVTLHDAISHPIWKMGKKNSIDSATMMNKALELIEAQNLFTVGPSKLDVVIHPESVVHGVVSYKDGSNLAVLACPDMDIPISYALSWPRRSSVINKQLDLTKQKLTFLKPNYNQFPALKLAMEVLRSNTPHANSIVLNAANEVATGAFVESKIGFLDIVKIVQETLAATKVTAGSFDSLNNIINLDSSSRISAERLISSLLARCTIVL, from the coding sequence ATGCAGAGAGTTTCAGTTTTTGGTTCAACAGGTTGTATTGGACAAAAGACCGTGCAGCTTTTGCTAAAAAAGCTAAACAAATATAAAGTAGAAGTTTTAACTGCAAATTCAAATTTTGAATTACTCGCAAGGCAGGCACGCCTTACAAAAGCAAAAAATGTTGTTATTACTGATAAGAGATTTTTTAGAGATTTAAAGGAATCTTTATCTAACACAAAGATTAATGTTGAGGCAGGCAATGAGGGGCTTGCTGCTGCGGCTTCTATCCCTGTAGATCGGGCTGTTATTGCAATAGTTGGCATTGCTGGGCTTATACCAACAATGAAAATCATAGAATCTAACACAAAGATTATAGCTTTAGCAAATAAAGAAAGCATTATATGTGGTGGGGAGTTGATGCTAAGAAAGGCAAAGGAGCATAAGGTAAAAATTGTTCCCATAGACTCAGAACATAATGCCATCTTTCAGATTTTTCATAGTAGTTATAATCTTGAAAAAATTATATTGACGGCTTCTGGTGGCCCATTTTTACATTTAACCCTTGAACAAATGGAAAATGTAACATTACACGATGCAATAAGTCACCCTATTTGGAAAATGGGAAAAAAAAATTCAATTGACAGTGCAACTATGATGAACAAAGCTTTAGAGTTAATTGAAGCTCAGAATTTATTTACAGTTGGTCCAAGTAAGTTAGATGTTGTTATACATCCAGAATCAGTAGTACATGGTGTAGTATCCTATAAAGATGGGTCTAATTTAGCAGTACTTGCGTGTCCCGATATGGATATCCCTATATCTTATGCGCTATCTTGGCCTAGAAGATCAAGCGTAATAAATAAACAGCTGGATTTAACTAAGCAGAAGTTAACGTTTTTAAAACCTAATTATAATCAATTTCCTGCTTTAAAATTAGCTATGGAAGTATTGCGTTCTAACACACCGCATGCGAATAGCATAGTACTAAATGCCGCAAATGAAGTTGCTACAGGTGCATTTGTAGAGTCAAAAATAGGTTTCTTAGATATTGTGAAAATAGTACAGGAAACGCTTGCAGCAACAAAAGTTACAGCTGGTTCTTTTGATTCTCTTAATAATATTATTAACCTTGATTCTAGCAGTCGAATTTCAGCAGAAAGATTAATTAGTTCTTTGCTAGCCAGATGCACAATAGTACTATAG
- a CDS encoding squalene/phytoene synthase family protein gives MHNSTIDSYCVDYVRQNDRDRFVCALFSKGDIRYYFLVLSAFNIEISNILYSSTEIMTALVLIKWWRERIKMIYNNKLTNADKITKELETVIKSTNIPETLFHQYLDGYEEAICRDEYLNTEELEDNAVKTTVHLMKMIFATADIKDRDDDLNQIIYHSGIAWNLMNNLRNERYLNSKGRTLLPKDLLKSAGIENAPSFKNNLALKEVVEHMVEVTQNHIDKVKMLIRNIPREIISIALMPILAEFYLKRICRRKFDIINKEVGTISPIMQIKLLLYKIKICCS, from the coding sequence ATGCACAATAGTACTATAGACTCGTATTGTGTTGATTACGTCCGTCAAAATGATAGAGATCGTTTTGTTTGTGCATTATTCTCTAAAGGAGATATAAGATATTACTTTTTAGTCTTGTCTGCATTTAACATAGAGATCAGCAATATATTGTATAGTAGTACTGAAATTATGACTGCTCTTGTACTCATTAAATGGTGGCGTGAAAGGATTAAAATGATCTACAATAACAAACTTACAAATGCTGATAAAATTACAAAGGAATTAGAAACAGTTATAAAGTCTACTAATATTCCAGAAACCTTATTCCATCAATATCTTGATGGTTATGAGGAAGCAATTTGTAGAGATGAATATCTAAATACTGAGGAACTTGAGGATAATGCGGTGAAAACTACAGTGCATCTGATGAAGATGATTTTTGCTACTGCAGATATTAAGGACCGTGATGATGATTTAAACCAAATAATTTATCACTCTGGAATTGCTTGGAATTTAATGAATAATTTGCGTAATGAAAGATATTTAAACAGCAAAGGTAGAACCCTTTTGCCTAAAGATCTTTTGAAAAGTGCAGGGATAGAAAATGCACCATCTTTCAAAAATAATTTAGCTCTTAAGGAAGTAGTGGAACATATGGTGGAGGTAACACAAAATCACATAGATAAGGTTAAAATGCTAATAAGGAATATCCCAAGAGAAATTATTAGCATAGCTTTAATGCCCATCCTTGCAGAATTTTATCTAAAACGCATTTGTAGAAGAAAATTTGACATTATAAATAAAGAGGTGGGAACAATTTCACCAATAATGCAAATAAAGCTTTTACTATATAAGATAAAAATATGCTGTTCATAG
- the mnmA gene encoding tRNA 2-thiouridine(34) synthase MnmA, translated as MINEFEIAPLLANKTPKQTKVVVAMSGGVDSSTTAVLLHNLGYQVIGVTLELYGGSTKKGACCAGQDIYDARCVAETAGFPHYVLNYKEIFQKEVIDDFIENYTRGETPIPCVKCNQTVKFRDLLKVAQNLEADALVTGHYIRRIEKDGEVQLYSGLDKSKDQSYFLFATTIKQLKFLHFPLGAFHKSEVRELAKYFNLKIAEKPDSQDICFVADKYASTIAKLKPKSLVKGKIVHVNGQVLGYHNGIMNFTVGQRRGLGISSHEPLYVVKIDARNQEVIVGSADKLMKNKLSVRELNWLAKDPIPNEGLEVIVKLRSSHSGSTARIYPTNESGNTEVILKDDYFGISPGQACVAYLGERVLGGGYIL; from the coding sequence ATGATAAATGAGTTTGAAATAGCACCGCTACTGGCAAATAAAACACCAAAACAAACTAAAGTTGTAGTGGCAATGTCTGGAGGGGTCGATAGTAGTACAACTGCAGTACTACTGCATAATTTAGGCTATCAGGTTATTGGTGTTACTCTTGAGCTCTATGGTGGTAGTACTAAAAAAGGCGCTTGCTGTGCTGGACAAGATATTTATGATGCAAGGTGTGTTGCTGAAACTGCTGGTTTTCCTCATTATGTATTAAACTACAAAGAGATATTTCAAAAAGAAGTTATAGATGATTTTATTGAAAATTATACTCGTGGAGAAACACCAATTCCATGTGTCAAATGTAATCAAACCGTCAAGTTTCGTGATTTGCTTAAGGTAGCACAAAATTTAGAGGCTGATGCATTAGTCACAGGGCACTATATTAGAAGGATAGAAAAAGACGGAGAAGTGCAACTATATTCTGGTTTAGATAAGAGTAAAGATCAAAGTTATTTTTTATTTGCAACAACAATTAAGCAACTAAAATTTTTACATTTTCCTCTTGGTGCTTTTCATAAGAGTGAGGTTAGAGAACTTGCAAAATATTTTAACCTAAAAATTGCTGAAAAGCCTGATAGCCAAGATATATGTTTCGTTGCTGATAAATATGCCAGCACTATTGCTAAACTGAAACCTAAGTCTTTAGTAAAAGGCAAAATTGTACACGTAAACGGTCAGGTTTTAGGTTATCATAATGGTATAATGAACTTTACAGTTGGACAAAGAAGAGGGCTTGGTATATCTTCACATGAGCCACTTTATGTGGTTAAAATAGATGCTAGAAACCAAGAAGTCATTGTTGGATCAGCAGATAAGCTGATGAAGAATAAACTCTCTGTAAGAGAATTAAATTGGCTAGCAAAAGACCCTATTCCAAATGAAGGGTTAGAGGTAATTGTAAAACTTAGATCATCACATAGTGGTAGTACGGCAAGAATATACCCTACTAACGAAAGTGGTAATACTGAGGTTATTTTAAAAGATGATTATTTTGGTATTAGTCCAGGACAAGCTTGTGTTGCCTATTTAGGGGAAAGAGTTCTAGGAGGTGGTTATATATTATAA
- a CDS encoding ribosome-binding factor A has protein sequence MEKRVSKLMMQSILCRAIAKIFMEGKVCSQGVSVSKINLNNDLKAADVFIALSFWSKEDKHSVLAEIKKSSHLIHKFLLKNVSLRYIPKLNFKLDDDQ, from the coding sequence ATGGAGAAGCGTGTATCAAAATTAATGATGCAGTCAATTTTGTGTAGAGCAATTGCAAAGATTTTCATGGAAGGTAAAGTATGTAGCCAGGGTGTTTCAGTTTCAAAAATTAATCTAAATAATGATCTGAAAGCAGCGGATGTATTTATAGCTTTGTCTTTTTGGAGTAAAGAAGATAAGCATTCTGTTTTAGCAGAAATAAAAAAATCATCGCATTTAATACATAAATTCTTATTAAAAAACGTCAGCTTACGTTATATACCAAAATTAAATTTTAAATTAGATGATGATCAATAG
- the infB gene encoding translation initiation factor IF-2: MNEPGNISNKKLTLANFNLSKDKCNDRLKSSLSAGNLHSVKGGTAVEVKRKRKNNLLSFVLQGEDTDASLTKQEQVSRINAFYNAALIKQEVESHHKQEDEYIEIEKDTVEENQNFEDVKCIDDNKKNIKETNRNDQKFKKAKPNINKNQFSNTYSKHEKFALEKALVQDQNDESRQAFGIRAKRNKRSKPIKRSNISREILIPDEITVRELAKRMAERSKDVLNTLSKIGKTIKLDDFLDPDTACEIAVSFNHTFKRVGGFQVEEKIFQIDEKLPKLPRPPIVTFMGHVDHGKTSLLDLFRKSNVAEKESGGITQKIGAYQTTTQGGHRITFIDTPGHEAFTAMRACGTNITDIVVLVIAADDGIMDQTIEAISHAKAANVSIIVAVNKIDKVSNVGDSVIKIANNLLQYDLISEELGGDVIIVPVSAKQKINLEELEETIIMIGELINLRAATDCRASGVVIESKVDKSHGILATLVVQQGTLKIGDIIIIGNGYGKIRSMFDHNGRNEKVALPSTPIEVAGLGIIPNSGDQFVVVESEKQAREVVEYRNNLSNGKISTNLIDIFSQENDVTKIPIILKCDVTGSIEAIRNAIVKLSNEEVKVNVLHSGIGVITESDILLAEASHAIILAFNVKADSRTRNLIKQKQVDIRFYDIIYELINDIKDLLNSKLKPIIQEHHVGLASVREVFNIDKTVSIIGCHVTSGIIKKGTLVRLKRNDRLICEGEVKTLRRFKDDVKEVKSGFECGISLSGCTEVQPNDIIEAFELITKQAKLN, from the coding sequence ATGAATGAGCCTGGGAACATCAGTAATAAAAAGTTGACTCTTGCTAATTTTAATTTAAGCAAGGATAAATGTAATGATAGGCTTAAGTCTAGTCTTTCTGCTGGCAACTTGCATTCAGTTAAGGGTGGTACTGCAGTGGAAGTTAAAAGAAAAAGAAAAAATAATTTATTGAGTTTTGTCTTACAAGGTGAGGATACTGATGCTTCTTTAACAAAGCAAGAGCAAGTATCTAGGATAAATGCTTTTTATAATGCTGCATTAATAAAACAAGAAGTAGAAAGCCATCATAAGCAAGAAGATGAGTATATTGAAATTGAAAAGGATACAGTAGAAGAAAATCAAAATTTTGAAGATGTTAAATGCATTGATGATAATAAGAAGAATATAAAAGAAACTAATCGTAATGATCAAAAATTTAAAAAAGCTAAACCGAATATAAATAAAAATCAATTCTCTAATACATACTCTAAACATGAAAAATTTGCTCTTGAAAAAGCCTTGGTACAAGATCAGAATGATGAATCAAGACAAGCTTTTGGCATAAGAGCTAAAAGAAATAAGCGCTCTAAACCAATAAAACGCTCAAATATATCACGTGAAATTCTTATTCCAGATGAAATTACAGTGAGAGAGCTTGCTAAACGTATGGCAGAGAGAAGTAAGGATGTATTAAATACTCTGTCTAAAATTGGTAAAACTATTAAATTAGATGATTTTTTAGATCCAGATACAGCATGTGAAATAGCAGTGAGTTTCAATCATACTTTTAAAAGGGTAGGTGGTTTTCAAGTGGAGGAAAAGATATTTCAAATTGATGAAAAGTTACCTAAATTACCACGCCCTCCTATTGTTACATTTATGGGGCATGTAGATCATGGAAAAACTTCTCTACTTGATTTATTCCGTAAATCAAATGTTGCTGAAAAAGAATCAGGGGGCATTACTCAAAAAATTGGTGCGTATCAAACAACAACTCAAGGTGGTCATAGAATAACTTTTATAGATACGCCTGGACATGAAGCATTTACTGCAATGCGTGCGTGTGGTACAAATATAACTGATATAGTAGTGCTAGTTATAGCAGCAGATGACGGAATAATGGATCAAACAATTGAAGCAATTAGTCACGCCAAAGCTGCAAATGTATCTATTATAGTGGCAGTTAATAAAATTGATAAAGTGAGCAATGTAGGAGATAGTGTCATAAAAATTGCCAATAATTTGTTACAGTACGATCTTATTTCTGAGGAATTAGGTGGCGATGTTATAATTGTACCAGTATCAGCAAAACAAAAAATAAATTTGGAAGAATTAGAAGAAACAATAATAATGATTGGAGAGTTAATCAATTTAAGAGCAGCTACTGATTGTCGTGCTTCAGGAGTAGTTATTGAATCAAAAGTTGATAAAAGTCATGGTATACTCGCAACTTTAGTAGTGCAACAGGGAACATTAAAAATAGGAGATATAATAATTATAGGGAACGGATATGGTAAGATTCGTAGTATGTTTGATCATAATGGAAGAAATGAAAAGGTAGCTCTACCTTCAACTCCAATTGAAGTTGCTGGGCTAGGTATTATACCAAATTCTGGAGATCAGTTTGTGGTTGTAGAATCTGAGAAGCAAGCACGTGAGGTTGTTGAGTATAGAAACAATTTAAGTAACGGTAAAATAAGCACTAACTTAATAGACATATTTAGCCAAGAAAACGATGTAACAAAAATACCTATTATTTTGAAATGTGATGTTACAGGATCAATTGAAGCAATACGTAATGCAATTGTAAAGTTAAGTAATGAAGAAGTTAAAGTGAATGTTTTACATAGTGGAATTGGAGTAATAACTGAGTCAGATATTCTACTTGCTGAAGCCTCACACGCTATTATCTTAGCATTCAATGTAAAAGCAGACTCAAGAACAAGAAATCTTATAAAACAAAAGCAGGTAGATATTCGTTTTTATGATATAATATATGAGTTAATTAACGATATAAAAGATTTACTAAACAGTAAGCTCAAACCTATAATACAAGAGCATCATGTTGGGCTGGCCTCTGTGAGGGAAGTATTTAATATAGATAAAACAGTAAGCATTATAGGTTGTCATGTGACAAGTGGTATAATAAAAAAGGGTACATTAGTTAGATTAAAGCGTAATGATAGATTAATATGTGAAGGTGAGGTAAAAACTTTACGTAGATTCAAAGATGATGTAAAAGAAGTTAAATCTGGCTTTGAATGTGGGATATCTTTAAGTGGTTGTACTGAGGTACAACCTAATGATATTATAGAAGCATTTGAACTAATAACAAAACAGGCAAAACTAAATTAG
- the nusA gene encoding transcription termination factor NusA — MSTPCNLNSAELLRAAKETAEQVGLQLETIIKAVEDSIEVAARKKYGNYKIVTSIDRKTGVISLFREVTVVDSDPFDGDFISLSGARLIKEDAKVGEVIQEQLPPIDISYTSAKIAQKRIKQIIQEEERRKQYEEFKDRVGTIVRGRVKEIEYNGLIVDINGNEAYLKSFNLIKGEVFRQGDNINAYVEDVRSADYGSQIFLSRTHKGFVEQLFKEEIPEIYDGIVVIKVIARDAGSRTKVAVSSFDKNIDPVGTCIGIKGYRIKNIKSQLNDEKIDVVRHSTNLAEFIVEAIAPAKVLKVIIDEDESYIELVMPEDQLSMAIGKRGQNIRLASELVGWKINVLSDKENSEKRAQELKTGLTLFVDALDVEEIIGQLLITEGFLSVEDVAQAPISDLTSIEGFNEEIAIALHDRAVQYLKNKEHDNEAKLEELGVDQFIRELPHLQVSDIIVLYNKGIKTIDDLAGLSDDEFCSIVSRFSLGEEVNEIIMQARKKSGLLNN, encoded by the coding sequence ATGTCTACTCCCTGTAATCTCAATAGCGCAGAATTATTAAGAGCAGCAAAGGAAACTGCAGAGCAAGTGGGTTTGCAGCTGGAAACTATAATTAAAGCAGTTGAAGATTCTATTGAAGTTGCAGCGCGTAAGAAATACGGTAATTATAAAATTGTAACTTCTATAGATAGAAAAACTGGTGTAATATCTCTCTTTAGAGAAGTTACAGTTGTAGATAGTGACCCTTTTGATGGTGACTTTATTAGTTTGTCAGGAGCAAGACTGATTAAGGAAGATGCTAAAGTTGGTGAAGTTATACAAGAGCAGCTACCACCAATAGATATCAGCTATACCTCAGCAAAAATTGCTCAAAAAAGAATAAAGCAAATAATACAGGAAGAAGAACGTAGAAAGCAGTATGAAGAATTTAAAGATAGAGTTGGTACTATAGTTCGTGGTAGGGTAAAAGAAATTGAATATAATGGTTTAATTGTGGATATAAATGGTAATGAAGCTTATCTAAAATCATTCAATCTAATTAAGGGTGAGGTGTTTCGTCAGGGTGATAATATAAATGCCTATGTTGAAGATGTAAGAAGTGCAGATTATGGTTCACAAATTTTTCTTTCTAGAACACACAAAGGTTTTGTAGAACAATTATTTAAAGAGGAAATACCTGAAATTTATGATGGGATAGTAGTTATTAAAGTAATAGCTAGAGATGCTGGTTCTCGTACTAAGGTTGCAGTTTCTTCTTTTGATAAAAATATTGATCCTGTGGGAACGTGTATTGGTATTAAAGGCTATAGAATTAAGAATATAAAATCTCAGCTTAATGATGAGAAAATAGATGTGGTCAGGCATTCTACAAATTTAGCTGAATTTATTGTTGAAGCAATAGCTCCAGCAAAAGTATTGAAAGTCATTATTGATGAAGATGAATCCTACATAGAATTGGTTATGCCTGAAGATCAATTAAGTATGGCAATTGGTAAGCGTGGTCAGAATATCAGGTTGGCTTCGGAACTTGTTGGGTGGAAAATAAATGTGTTAAGTGATAAAGAGAATTCAGAAAAAAGAGCACAAGAATTAAAGACAGGTTTGACTTTGTTTGTTGATGCCCTAGATGTAGAGGAAATTATAGGGCAACTACTTATTACAGAAGGTTTTTTGAGTGTAGAAGATGTTGCTCAAGCACCTATCTCTGATCTTACATCAATTGAAGGGTTTAATGAGGAAATTGCTATTGCACTGCATGATAGGGCAGTGCAATATTTAAAAAATAAAGAACATGATAACGAAGCTAAGTTAGAAGAATTAGGGGTAGATCAATTTATTAGAGAACTTCCTCACCTTCAAGTGAGTGATATAATAGTACTATATAATAAAGGTATTAAGACTATAGATGATCTTGCAGGTTTGTCTGATGACGAATTTTGTAGCATAGTTTCTCGTTTTTCTTTAGGTGAAGAGGTAAATGAAATAATAATGCAGGCACGTAAAAAATCTGGATTGCTTAACAATTAA